The following nucleotide sequence is from Anaerobiospirillum thomasii.
ACTGCACCGATCGCTTTATAGCGCAGGTAGCCCTTGTCGGTCATAAGCTCAAGTATCAGATCCTCACGCTCGCCTTTTGGTGTTTTCTGCTTTTTAGAGTAGGCACCTAGAATTGTGTATTTAATTTTTTCGCCCTTAAAAATTCCTGTGTACTTGTTTTTGCGTAGTTCTTTTACGGCATCGGCATCATAGTTAGGTATGTTTGGTCGCTCTGTAGTTGTAACTGTGTAATTTGGCTGATAATGTAACATTGTGAAATATTCCTCTTTAGTTAAACTTTGTTTTTAAGTCTTGGCATAATCTGATAATCTCGGCGTTTTTTCTTTGCTCCTCGGAACCTCCTGCGAATATCTGTCTTAAGTCCTGTAATGTTTCTGCTGATTTTAGAGCCTTGATAAGCTCGTCATCGTTTAATGTGGCAGTTATGGCTTTATGTGGCATCAGTGTTGGCTTAATCTCCTGCACTTCAATTTGCTGTGCACTTGAGCCTAACTTCTCCTCACCATTAAAAAACTCCCTAGCCTCACCGACCTCATAGGCACCCCAACCAAAAGCTAGTGATGCGCATCTGCAAAACCCACGTATCTGCAACATGTGGTCGCTCTCGGTCTGCCACACCTCGGAAGTTGTCATGGCTTGTGAACGGTTAATGATGTAGGACACCTTGCCACCGTTGGATTTTGTTATTGTGACCTTAAGGCGATCCATCACCTTGTTGCCGTTTTTGTCCTTGCCATAATCTAATGGCTCATAGTCAATGCCTAATATGTCTTTTTTCTCACAGGCCCTTGACCAACCTCTAAACGATACGCCTACAGTAAGAGGGATCTTTTGTGATTTAAATGCGTATATATCCTTGGTACTTGGATCTAACCCCATGTCAGAGGCGATTTTAAATACGGTCAGCACATCGTCTGCTGTTACCTTTACGCCCTTGGCCTTGATGTTCTGCAAGACCTGCTTGGCATAAAATTCAGGAGTCATGGCGATAGTCTTATTGGCGATAGCCTTGATGCAGTTCTCGGCCAAGGCCTTTTGCTCTGCTGTAAATTGAATAGTTGGTAAAGTCTCCATGATTAGCTCCTTGCGCAAATTGTTAATGTTGATGTTGTCTTATTAGTTGTGAACTTTTTATACAGGTCGCTATGCTCTTTTACGAATGCATCTTTATCAAAATAGCTCTTTGAATATGTAGATAGTCTTGTAAGAGGTACGCCGTGATAATCAACAGCGATCTCGTTAGTGCCCATAAGCTTTTTAATCTTTGCAGTGAGCACTTTGTCTTTGTCGGCTAATTCGTTTTTAGCAAGACGGATACCTCTTAGTTCTGTTACAAGCTCTATAAATTCATCATCGGCCAAGGCTATGCCGTCGGAGTCCTCTACATCATCTAATGGCTCAACCCAATCAGGCTCATCACGAGGTATGACATGGTCAAACATGAAGTTGTCCTCGGCGTTGAGAATGGCATCAATGTGGTCTTGATTTTTCTCAATCTTAAAGATACGAACGCCGTCACCTTTAAAGTAGGCACAGATAAAGGCATAATTACTGCCGTTTAGATACATCTGTTTTTGTACTTGGTCATAATAGTATTGTGGAACTTGGCTATCTACAGATACGATCTCGCCCTTGTTTTTAAAGATACAGCCATTACCCCATTCTTTTTTGCCTTTTACTTTTCTATTAAATTCAACAGTCTTAATTTCAAAAGGGCAACCATTGTGGATACGGTCAATTTGAGCGCTTGACCAAGGGCGCATAAAGTCAGTGACGGTGATGCCATTCTCAAGTGGCAGGTAAAACTCATTTACATAGTTGGCTATAGAAGCCTCTAGTTCACGGCCAAGGTACAGCTTAATGTTTTTGTTGTTTCTAGCAATGCGCTCCAAGGTCTCGCTAGGATCTTCAAAAAAGTTGTTATATAGGTCGGTAGTGTCCTGCCATGGATTGTTGCCTAGCAAGACGCTAGCAGTTGTGCCTGTGAGCTGTTTTTTGTGGTAAAGCTCAATTTGAGCCGAGGCGCAGTCAAGTTGATTTAGAACCTTAGAATATGTGCGATCCTGTTCGTTACTGAACTTATAATAGATCTCTCTTAAGGCCTCTAGTTCGGCGTCTGATTTTGTATACGGCATTTTAATTGCTCCATAAACTATAAAGTTTGTTTAGTGTTACAAGAGCAATTAAAAAGGTTGACTAAATAATCGCTCTTAGTTTGTTGATGTGTTTTTATAGTAA
It contains:
- a CDS encoding YqaJ viral recombinase family protein: MPYTKSDAELEALREIYYKFSNEQDRTYSKVLNQLDCASAQIELYHKKQLTGTTASVLLGNNPWQDTTDLYNNFFEDPSETLERIARNNKNIKLYLGRELEASIANYVNEFYLPLENGITVTDFMRPWSSAQIDRIHNGCPFEIKTVEFNRKVKGKKEWGNGCIFKNKGEIVSVDSQVPQYYYDQVQKQMYLNGSNYAFICAYFKGDGVRIFKIEKNQDHIDAILNAEDNFMFDHVIPRDEPDWVEPLDDVEDSDGIALADDEFIELVTELRGIRLAKNELADKDKVLTAKIKKLMGTNEIAVDYHGVPLTRLSTYSKSYFDKDAFVKEHSDLYKKFTTNKTTSTLTICARS